A part of Onthophagus taurus isolate NC chromosome 7, IU_Otau_3.0, whole genome shotgun sequence genomic DNA contains:
- the LOC111420896 gene encoding uncharacterized protein isoform X2 — MKYVYLILFTCHLSEMVQINYIRVPHALKNNSGKSAILDCNYSVRPDDTELVVKWFLNNELVYQWVPPQKPQSLGVLKNRVDLSYRASADPKAVFRALKISNPTTEIAGVYKCFVSTFADEDFSVKTMIIFVPEKSLHLHRSPNINGKVNFTCLAEEVYPQAHLILFMDKMTNNGMNNLEPVEWSTKKHADGKFSLQQTSTIQVNKLEFGSLVFCEMRIPGTGYIKRQTLLYYPECTKQKSPKC, encoded by the exons gtcACTTATCTGAAATGGttcaaataaattacattCGTGTACCTCATGCCTTAAAGAACAATTCAGGTAAATCGGCAATTTTAGATTGTAATTATTCAGTACGTCCTGATGATACCGAGTTGGTGGTgaaatggtttttaaataatgaattGGTTTACCAATGGGTTCCACCGCAAAAACCCCAGAGTCTcggagttttaaaaaatcgcgtcGATTTAAGTTATCGAGCTAGTGCCGATCCGAAAGCCGTATTTCGggctttaaaaatttcaaatccaACCACCGAAATCGCCGGGGTATATAAATGTTTTGTATCGACGTTCGCCGATGAAGATTTTAGTGTGAAAACTAtgattatttttg ttccCGAAAAATCTTTGCATCTTCATCGAAGTCCGAATATAAACGGAAAAGTGAATTTCACCTGTTTGGCCGAAGAAGTATATCCTCAAGCgcatttaatattgtttatggATAAAATGACGAATAATGGAAT gaataatttGGAACCCGTTGAGTGGAGCACGAAAAAACATGCGGACGGAAAGTTTTCtttgcaacaaacttcaacgATTCAAGttaataaattggaatttgGGTCATTGGTGTTTTGTGAGATGAGAATTCCCGGAACTGGATACATTAAACGACAAACTTTGCTTTATTATCCGGAat GTACAAAGCAAAAATCTCCAAAATGTTAG